A window of the Fusarium poae strain DAOMC 252244 chromosome 3, whole genome shotgun sequence genome harbors these coding sequences:
- a CDS encoding hypothetical protein (BUSCO:51417at5125), with protein sequence MRRNLVAFNWRPSLRARVFPRQFNSTVRAESTQASRIDRITSKLPRRLQKYTGGLRNAPVSHIVSFLILHEITAIVPVLGLFGLFHYTNYVPVDYVTGYFHGHVDDGVARFERYFKRKGWFGFGQNEEDETTSNTSTTHPDSKSEKAIERWHSGDGRYKVLVEVALAYAITKALLPVRIIGSVWATPWFAGVLMRAKGVFTRKP encoded by the coding sequence ATGCGCCGCAATCTGGTAGCCTTCAATTGGCGTCCCAGCCTCAGGGCTCGTGTATTCCCGCGCCAATTCAACTCAACGGTCCGCGCCGAGTCAACCCAAGCTTCCCGTATTGACCGTATCACATCAAAGCTACCTCGACGTTTGCAGAAATACACCGGCGGTTTACGCAACGCGCCCGTTTCGCATATTGTCTCTTTTCTAATCCTACACGAAATCACAGCCATAGTGCCTGTTCTAGGACTATTCGGGCTCTTTCATTACACGAACTATGTGCCTGTCGACTACGTAACGGGCTATTTTCATGGCCATGTGGATGACGGAGTTGCTAGATTTGAGCGGTATTTCAAACGCAAGGGCTGGTTTGGCTTTGGGCAGAACGAAGAGGACGAGACAACATCGAACACATCTACGACACACCCTGACTCGAAATCTGAGAAAGCAATTGAGCGCTGGCATAGTGGAGACGGACGTTACAAGGTCCTAGTGGAGGTTGCTCTAGCATATGCGATTACCAAGGCTTTACTGCCAGTCCGAATTATTGGAAGCGTCTGGGCTACGCCATGGTTTGCCGGTGTGCTCATGAGAGCCAAAGGGGTGTTCACGCGCAAGCCTTAG
- the NDK1 gene encoding nucleoside diphosphate kinase (TransMembrane:1 (i31-49o)), which yields MAAEEPRQRKDPAVSGNENSKQQRRRTAENLAPPFFALLFALLALYILFSPPSSSLSPPVPVCHSAVSSSVPTSQVIPDKNIAKMSSSEQTFIAIKPDGVQRGLVGPIISRFENRGFKLAAIKLVTPGKEHLEKHYADLAGKAFFPGLIEYMNSGPICAMVWEGRDAVKTGRAILGATNPLASSPGTIRGDYAIDVGRNVCHGSDSVENAQKEIALWFKDGEVVSWKSAQFNWVYEKA from the exons ATGGCTGCTGAAGAGCCCCGCCAGCGAAAAGACCCCGCCGTGAGCGGCAACGAGAATAGCAAGCAACAGAGACGGAGGACTGCGGAAAATCTTGCCCCGCCATTTTTTGCTCTGCTCTTCGCCCTCCTCGCCCTTTATATCCTCTTTTCACCGCCTTCTTCAAGCCTTTCCCCTCCAGTCCCCGTTTGCCATTCTGCTGTTTCCTCCTCTGTTCCTACATCTCAAGTCATACCAGACAAGAACATCGCCAAAATGTCCTCCTCCGAGCAGAC CTTCATCGCTATCAAGCCCGACGGTGTCCAG CGTGGACTCGTTGGCCCCATCATCTCTCGTTTCGAGAACCGAGG CTTCAAGCTTGCTGCCATCAAGCTTGTCACCCCTGGCAAGGAGCACCTCGAGAAGCACT ACGCTGATCTCGCTGGCAAGGCTTTCTTCCCCGGTCTGATTGAGTACATGAACTCTGGCCCCATCTGCGCCATGGTCTGGGAGGGCCGTGACGCCGTCAAGACTGGCCGTG CCATCCTCGGTGCCACCAACCCCCTTGCCTCTTCTCCCGGTACCATCCGTGGTGACTACGCCATCGACGTCGGCCGCAACGTCTGCCACGGTTCCGACTCCGtcgagaacgcccagaagGAGATTGCTCTCTGGTTCAAGGACGGCGAGGTTGTCTCCTGGAAGTCCGCCCAGTTCAACTGGGTCTACGAGAAGGCTTAA
- a CDS encoding hypothetical protein (SECRETED:SignalP(1-26)~BUSCO:3632at5125~CAZy:GH31): MASSFRWTALLLLFGILSCLIQSAVAVKEKDFKKCNQSGFCKRNRAYADDAIAQGSNWKAPYEILADSTSFEDGKLEAMVIKTINTNGDTVRLPLTISFLKSGAARVTMDEEKRRNKDVVLRDDSQVRKERYNEADKWVLVAGLDLDKDAQLAHQDKTQINIKYGTDAKQEAIVKFSPFEIDFQRDGNSHVKFNDRGWLNMEHWRPKIENKEGEEAAEDESTWWDESFGGNTDTKPRGPESVAMDITFHGYEHVFGIPEHTGPLSLKQTRGGDGNYAEPYRMYNADVFEYILDSPMTLYGAIPFMQAHRKDSSVGVFWLNVAETWVDITKDKSSMNPLSLGAGGKTSTHTHWISESGLLDVFVLLGPTPSDLTKTYGELTGYTAMPQEFAIGYHQCRWNYISSDDVRNVDRNMDKHKIPYDVIWLDLEYTDDRKYFTWEPHSFPDPIDMGEHLDAHGRQLVVLLDPHIKKTDNYAASEEMLAQDLAVHNKEEKPYEGWCWPGASNWIDCFNPKAIEWWKTMLKFDKFKGTMSNTWMWNDMSEPSVFNGPEVTMPKDNIHHGGWEHRDVHNLNGLTFQNATFQALLHREKGELRRPFILTRAFYAGSQKLGAMWTGDNQADWGHLAASIPMTLNQGISGFPFAGADVGGFFGNPEKDLLVRWYQTGVWYPFFRAHAHLDARRREPYLLGEPYTQISTAAIRLRYTLLPAWYTAFHTAAQDGSPIIRPMFWTHPTEEAGFAIEDQFFVGSTGLLVKPVTEQGKESVDIWIPDDEIYYDYFTYDIRKTNKGKHLTVSAPLEKIPILLRGGHIIPRRDTPRRSSALMRFDDYTLVVSASKAGAAEGELYVDDGDSFDYEQGQYIHRKFTLGGNTLTSLDAEGRDTKSVKAGSWLKAMENVHVDKIVIVGAPKTWDQKEAQIESEGRTWTVKIQYHAAQGSRAAFAVVGRVGAKIGEDWSIKLA, encoded by the exons ATGGCGTCGTCCTTTCGCTGGACggcgctgttgctgctgtttgGCATTCTGAGCTGCCTCATACAGTCGGCTG TTGCTGTTAAAGAGAAGGACTTCAAGAAGTGCAACCAATCCGGCTTCTGTAAACGAAACCGCGCTTATGCCGACGACGCTATCGCCCAAGGTTCTAACTGGAAGGCACCTTACGAAATTTTGGCCGATTCGACATCTTTCGAGGATGGAAAGCTGGAGGCCATGGTAATCAAGACCATCAATACCAACGGAGACACCGTTCGCCTCCCCCTTACAATTTCCTTCCTTAAATCTGGTGCCGCCCGAGTAACGATGGACGAGGAGAAACGACGCAACAAGGACGTTGTACTCCGGGACGACAGTCAAGTTCGTAAGGAACGATACAATGAGGCTGATAAGTGGGTTCTTGTTGCTGGTCTGGATCTCGACAAGGACGCACAACTTGCACATCAAGACAAGACTCAAATCAACATCAAGTATGGAACTGATGCCAAGCAAGAGGCCATCGTCAAGTTTTCGCCTTTTGAAATCGACTTCCAACGCGATGGTAACTCGCATGTCAAGTTTAACGACCGTGGTTGGTTGAACATGGAGCATTGGCGACCCAAGATTGAGAACAAGGAGGGCGAGGAGGCCGCTGAGGATGAGAGTACATGGTGGGACGAGTCTTTTGGTGGAAACACTGACACCAAGCCTCGTGGACCTGAGAGTGTGGCCATGGACATCACTTTTCATGGATACGAGCACGTATTTGGAATTCCTGAGCATACTGGCCCCCTGTCATTGAAGCAGACTCGTGGTGGAGATGGCAACTACGCCGAGCCCTACCGCATGTACAACGCCGATGTGTTCGAATACATCCTCGACAGCCCAATGACACTCTACGGTGCTATCCCTTTCATGCAGGCTCATCGTAAGGATTCGTCTGTTGGTGTTTTCTGGCTCAATGTTGCTGAGACTTGGGTTGATATCACCAAGGACAAGAGCAGCATGAACCCTCTGAGTCTCGGTGCTGGTGGAAAGACAAGCACTCATACCCATTGGATTTCCGAGAGTGGTCTCCTCGACGTCTTCGTGCTTCTCGGTCCCACTCCCTCCGATCTCACCAAGACATACGGAGAGTTGACTGGCTACACTGCGATGCCTCAAGAGTTTGCTATCGGTTATCACCAATGCCGATGGAACTACATCTCCAGTGATGATGTCAGGAACGTTGATCGCAACATGGACAAGCACAAGATTCCATATGATGTCATCTGGTTGGATCTTGAGTACACCGACGACCGAAAGTACTTTACCTGGGAGCCTCATTCATTCCCCGACCCTATTGACATGGGTGAGCATTTGGATGCCCATGGCCGTCAGCTTGTTGTCCTTCTTGACCCCCATATCAAGAAGACTGACAACTACGCCGCCTCTGAGGAAATGCTTGCTCAAGACCTTGCTGTCCACAACAAGGAGGAAAAGCCGTATGAAGGATGGTGCTGGCCTGGAGCTTCCAACTGGATTGACTGCTTCAACCCCAAGGCAATTGAATGGTGGAAGACTATGCTCAAGTTCGACAAGTTCAAGGGTACCATGAGTAACACCTGGATGTGGAACGACATGAGCGAGCCTTCGGTTTTCAACGGACCCGAAGTAACCATGCCCAAAGACAATATTCATCATGGAGGATGGGAACATCGTGATGTCCATAACCTGAACGGCCTGACCTTCCAAAACGCCACTTTCCAAGCTCTCCTTCACCGTGAGAAGGGAGAGCTTAGACGACCTTTCATCTTGACACGAGCCTTTTACGCTGGATCGCAAAAGCTTGGCGCCATGTGGACAGGAGACAACCAGGCTGACTGGGGACATTTGGCGGCTTCTATCCCCATGACTTTGAACCAGGGAATCTCTGGTTTCCCCTTCGCTGGTGCTGATGTTGGAGGCTTCTTTGGCAACCCTGAGAAAGACCTACTTGTTCGCTGGTACCAGACTGGTGTGTGGTACCCCTTCTTCCGAGCTCATGCGCATCTCGATGCCCGACGTCGAGAGCCTTATCTCCTAGGCGAGCCTTACACCCAGATCTCGACCGCCGCTATCCGACTCCGATACACTCTCCTGCCTGCTTGGTACACTGCGTTCCACACCGCGGCCCAGGACGGAAGCCCCATTATCCGACCCATGTTCTGGACGCATCCCACTGAAGAGGCTGGCTTTGCTATCGAGGATCAGTTCTTCGTTGGCTCAACAGGTCTTCTAGTGAAGCCGGTCACGGAGCAGGGCAAGGAATCAGTTGACATTTGGATTCCTGATGATGAAATCTACTATGATTACTTTACCTACGATATTCGGAAGACAAACAAGGGCAAGCATCTTACAGTGAGCGCACCACTAGAGAAGATTCCCATTCTACTCCGAGGTGGGCACATCATCCCTCGACGCGACACCCCTCGACGATCAAGTGCACTCATGCGATTCGACGACTACACGCTTGTTGTCTCAGCTTCCAAGGCTGGCGCCGCAGAGGGTGAGCTTTACGTTGATGACGGTGATTCATTTGATTACGAGCAAGGTCAATACATCCACCGTAAGTTCACCCTCGGTGGTAACACATTAACTTCTCTTGATGCCGAGGGACGTGACACCAAGTCAGTCAAGGCTGGCTCATGGCTGAAGGCTATGGAAAACGTCCACGTCGACAAAATCGTCATTGTCGGCGCACCCAAGACCTGGGACCAGAAGGAGGCTCAAATTGAGTCAGAGGGACGAACATGGACAGTCAAGATTCAATATCATGCAGCTCAGGGTAGCCGTGCAGCCTTTGCAGTCGTGGGTCGAGTTGGAGCCAAAATCGGTGAAGATTGGAGCATTAAGCTTGCTTAA